One Oncorhynchus kisutch isolate 150728-3 linkage group LG11, Okis_V2, whole genome shotgun sequence genomic region harbors:
- the LOC109899636 gene encoding tumor-associated calcium signal transducer 2, with amino-acid sequence MTIWIALLLATFAVGASAQCKCESMKWATCDGTPCQCSIMVDTGTAQNLDCSTLIPKCYLMKAEMYRAKNNLSTRTGGKPVETAFVDNDGIYDPICETTGAFRAKQCNNTEECWCVNSAGVRRTDKGDMNLKCEKLVETYWVRLELKHKEVSKAVDTSKLQAAIANAMETRYSFDKALVKEVQYDPDARMIIVDVQKVKGDRKADLSRMAYYMEKDVKVLPLFANQEMFAPSVDGQKLEMENILVYYVDEEAPTFTMKRLTGGIIAVIVVVILAVVAGLLVLFFARKREQKYSKAEPREMEAL; translated from the exons ATGACGATTTGGATTGCACTTCTTCTTGCGACTTTCGCAGTGGGTGCCTCAGCTCAAT GCAAATGTGAAAGTATGAAGTGGGCTACATGCGATGGCACCCCTTGCCAGTGTAGCATTATGGTTGACACTGGTACAGCACAAAACCTGGACTGCTCTACAT TGATCCCCAAATGCTACCTGATGAAGGCAGAGATGTACCGTGCTAAGAACAATCTGTCCACTCGTACTGGAGGAAAGCCAGTCGAGACCGCCTTTGTGGACAATGATGGTATCTATGATCCGATCTGTGAGACCACTGGTGCCTTCCGTGCCAAACAGTGCAACAACACTGAGGAGTGTTGGTGTGTCAACAGTGCTGGCGTGCGCAGAACCGACAAGGGAGACATGAACCTCAagtgtgagaagcttgtggagaCCTA ttgGGTTCGCCTGGAGCTCAAGCACAAGGAAGTGAGCAAAGCCGTGGACACTTCTAAGTTGCAGGC TGCCATTGCAAATGCCATGGAGACCCGTTACAGCTTTGACAAGGCCCTTGTGAAGGAGGTGCAGTATGACCCTGATGCTCGCATGATCATCGTCGATGTCCAGAAGGTGAAAGGAGACCGCAAAGCCGACCTATCGCGTATGGCCTACTACATGGAGAAAGAT GTCAAGGTGCTGCCCCTGTTCGCGAACCAAGAAATGTTTGCACCCAGTGTGGACGGTCAGAAGCTGGAGATGGAGAACATCTTGGTGTACTATGTGGACGAGGAGGCCCCCACCTTCACCATGAAGAGGCTGACCGGGGGCATTATCGCAGTCATCGTGGTGGTCATCCTGGCTGTGGTCGCCGGACTGCTGGTCCTTTTCTTTGCGAGGAAGCGAGAGCAGAAGTACAGCAAGGCAGAG CCCAGAGAGATGGAGGCCCTGTAG